A stretch of DNA from Oncorhynchus clarkii lewisi isolate Uvic-CL-2024 unplaced genomic scaffold, UVic_Ocla_1.0 unplaced_contig_663_pilon_pilon, whole genome shotgun sequence:
AAAACAAGCCCCTCTACTGTCAATCTAGTGGTGACAAACTAAAACAAGCCATCTCCCTCTACTGTCAATCTAGTGGTGACAAACTAAAACAAGCCGTCTCCCTCTACTGTCAATCTAGTGGTGACAAACTAAAACAAGCCATCTCCCTCTACTGTCAATCTAGTGGTGACAAACTAAAACAAGCCCCTCTACTGTCAATCTAGTGGTGACAAACTAAAACAAGCCGTCTCCCTCTACTGTCAATCAGGCTCTATTATAAGACTTTGTAGTCCAGGCCTCAGAAGTGAAAACTCTACTGTCAATCAGGCTCTATTATTAGACTTTGTAGTCCAGGCCTCAGAAGTGAAAACTCTACTGTCAATCAGGCTCTATTATTTGACTTTGTAGTCCAGGCCTCAGAAGTGAAAACTCTACTGTCAATCAGGCTCTATTATTTGACTTTGTAGTCCAGGCCTCAGAAGTGAAAACTCTACTGTCAATCAGGCTCTATTATTTGACTTTGTAGTCCAGGCCTCAGAAGTGAAAACTCTACTGTCAATCAGGCTCTATTATTTGACTTTGTAGTCCAGGCCTCAGAAGTGAAAACTCTACTGTCAATCTAGTGGTGACAAACTAAAACAAGCCATCTCCCTCTACTGTCAATCTAGTGGTGACAAACTAAAACAAGCCCCTCTACTGTCAATCTAGTGGTGACAAACTAAAACAAGCCGTCTCCCTCTACTGTCAATCTAGTGGTGACAAACTAAAACAAGCCCCTCTACTGTCAATCTAGTGGTGACAAACTAAAACAAGCCATCTCCCTCTACTGCCAATCTAGTGGTGACAAACTAAAACAAGCCCCTCTACTGTCAATCTAGTGGTGACAAACTAAAACAAGCCATCTCCCTCTACTGTCAATCTAGTGGTGACAAACTAAAACAAGCCCCTCTACTGTCAATCTAGTGGTGACAAACTAAAACAAGCCCCTCTACTGTCAATCTAGTGGTGACAAACTAAAACAAGCCCCTCTACTGTCAATCTAGTGGTGACAAACTAAAACAAGCCATCTCCCTCTACTGTCAATCTAGTGGTGACAAACTAAAACAAGCCGTCTCCCTCTACTGTCAATCTAGTGGTGACAAACTAAAACAAGCCATCTCCCTCTACTGTCAATCTAGTGGTGACAAACTAAAACAAGCCCCTCTACTGTCAATCTAGTGGTGACAAACTAAAACAAGCCGTCTCCCTCTACTGTCAATCAGGCTCTATTATAAGACTTTGTAGTCCAGGCCTCAGAAGTGAAAACTCTACTGTCAATCAGGCTCTATTATTAGACTTTGTAGTCCAGGCCTCAGAAGTGAAAACTCTACTGTCAATCAGGCTCTATTATTAGACTTTGTAGTCCAGGCCTCAGAAGTGAAAACTCTACTGTCAATCAGGCTCTATTATTAGACTTTGTAGTCCAGGCCTCAGAAGTGAAAACTCTACTGTCAATCAGGCTCTATTATTTGACTTTGTAGTCCAGGCCTCAGAAGTGAAAACTCTACTGTCAATCAGGCTCTATTATTTGACTTTGTAGTCCAGGCCTCAGAAGTGAAAACTCTACTGTCAATCAGGCTCTATTATTTGACTTTGTAGTCCAGGCCTCAGAAGTGAAAACTCTACTGTCAATCAGGCTCTATTATTTGACTTTGTAGTCCAGGCCTCAGAAGTGAAAACTCTACTGTCAATCTAGTGGTGACAAACTAAAACAAGCCATCTCCCTCTACTGTCAATCTAGTGGTGACAAACTAAAACAAGCCCCTCTACTGTCAATCTAGTGGTGACAAACTAAAACAAGCCCCTCTACTGTCAATCTAGTGGTGACAAACTAAAACAAGCCCCTCTACTGTCAATCTAGTGGTGACAAACTAAAACAAGCCATCTCCCTCTACTGTCAATCTAGTGGTGACAAACTAAAACAAGCCATCTCCCTCTACTGTCAATCTAGTGGTGACAAACTAAAACAAGCCGTCTCCCTCTACTGTCAATCTAGTGGTGACAAACTAAAACAAGCCATCTCCCTCTACTGTCAATCTAGTGGTGACAAACTAAAACAAGCCCCTCTACTGTCAATCTAGTGGTGACAAACTAAAACAAGCCGTCTCCCTCTACTGTCAATCAGGCTCTATTATAAGACTTTGTAGTCCAGGCCTCAGAAGTGAAAACTCTACTGTCAATCAGGCTCTATTATTAGACTTTGTAGTCCAGGCCTCAGAAGTGAAAACTCTACTGTCAATCAGGCTCTATTATTAGACTTTGTAGTCCAGGCCTCAGAAGTGAAAACTCTACTGTCAATCAGGCTCTATTATTTGACTTTGTAGTCCAGGCCTCAGAAGTGAAAACTCTACTGTCAATCAGGCTCTATTATTTGACTTTGTAGTCCAGGCCTCAGAAGTGAAAACTCTACTGTCAATCAGGCTCTATTATTTGACTTTGTAGTCCAGGCCTCAGAAGTGAAAACTCTACTGTCAATCAGGCTCTATTATTTGACTTTGTAGTCCAGGCCTCAGAAGTGAAAACTCTACTGTCAATCAGGCTCTATTATTTGACTTTGTAGTCCAGGCCTCAGAAGTGAAAACAAGTCTGTATTTACACCAAACACTGGTTTAAAGTCTCCATGTAAATGTGCCATTAGTGTATTCTATCATCAATTACACTAATATCTTCATTTTAAAAACACTAAatgtgaattatttatttttttactaaatCAACACAAGACGGACACTACAGCtaatgggtcatgttcattaggcaccaaacggaataAAACAGACAAACAGGAACGGACTACCtcgacttgtccaataagaaacactccttttccattgcaaaacatttaaatgtttattaGGACAAACGTTTTCCATTGTATGACCTAAAGAACACGACCCTGACCATTTTTCATACAAGACCACGTTTGACCTTCAAGAGCATCATACAGTCAATCAACTTCCTCTCTCCTGTCACACGTCTGTGTTCCAAGCAGCGGACACTGAGAGGATGTTGTATCAGACAAATTGAAACCACTGCGGTCACTCTCGAAATGAAGCTTTACCCTACAGCAGCAGCTTTAGTGTGTGctaggcctgcctgcctgcctacagTGCAGTGTAATACTGTTACCATGACGCTCACATGTAGCTATGCTGTGGAACACCCTTTAGATACAGATGGAGCAGAAGACAACCGTCATTTGACACATTTGACACATACTCCCCCCTGTGGCTTTCAGAGAGTTCAGCTCTGTGACAACAGCTTAATGCAACATTTCAACACTTTCCAAACTCATTTGTCATCTCCAGCATCACCCCAAcgtcaacatatgtgaaaacagcaggtttccatgttttttctctctcaaaaAGATAGACCAtaacagaacctggtgacatcaTATGTTGTGCATCCTGTGATGTCAACCAACTCCtcttaatatttatatatttcttcattccattattttactttgagatgtgtgtattgttgtgaattgttagcaACTGTTTTAGCTAGGAAGACCAGCATTTCattacacccacaataacatctgttaaatgtgtatgtgacctataaaatgtgatttgaactGAGCAGTCAAAGGTTACTTTACTAACATATAATAAAACAATAAGACTGAATTGAAGGCTGCCAGAAATGCAGACAGTCCCCCCCTCCATAGATACAATACTGTTGTACTGAATTCTGTGCCCCCTCCATAGATACAATACTGTTGTACTGAATTCTGTGCCATAGATACAATACTGTTGTACTGGATTCTGTGCCCCCTCCATAGATACAATACTGTTGTACTGAATTCTGTGCCTCCCCCCAACATACAGTATGCTTCCCCACTATGCGTGTGTTGTTTGGGGCTGGTGTCTCACCTGCAGGCTGGGcagccccccaccaccaccacggagGGCTGGATGATGGTGTATGTGCCAGGGTAGGGCTGCTGGGCTATGGCTGGGCCCATCTGTGCACTGGGGCCTTCTTGGAACCCTGTGGTAGGACAAGGGGAGAGGAGTTTGAGGTTGAATTAGGCTAGATCTGAACTACAAGGGGAAGTCATGAGTCAGTTTCCGTTTCAGTCAGCCAAGAGAAGCAAGTATTTACAGTATTTGCCACTGTTAAGATAACGAACCCAGTACCCTGTATAGAGCATAGACAACtctaatacacacttgtacatgtgtgaaatatgaTAAATATAAGCATCCACCCAAATGTGTATTGGTATTACAGTCTATAGTGTGGAAGCTACTCTATAAATGTCAGCAAGTTCATGCAACTTAAAATAAAAGTTACGTTATCGGCGCGTAACGACGTCATAGTTCAGGAGCTAGCTTTGGACGTTAGGTAACAACCCTACAATGTGATCTACTTGCCTGGGCCAGCGGGGTACTGATATGGCGGCGGCTGTTGAAAGCCCGGGGGTGCAGGGGTTGGGGCGGGGATAGCTCCATAATTGTGCTGCTGGCCATATTCATACGCCCCCGGGACGACGTTAGCATAAGCGGGAGGACGGTCTTGGAGAAGAGGTTTGCTGTCCATATCTGTTGCGTCCTCAAgttatctttctctttctttgcCTTGGCTGGCCCTCTTCTTCCCACACAAATTGGATTTACTTAGTCGGTGTTGCCTCGAGTCATACGACTTTTGCAGGCAcggatgggtaaaaaaaaactaAGAAAACACGACGCGCAAAAATTTAAGTTATCGCCTCTCTCCATGTgccaactttgtccctgactgCACCACCCGAAACACTCGCGGACTGTTCAGTCTAAAGGGAGGATGCTAATTTAAAAAAGAGGGAAATGTCTAAAATATCGCCATCTTATCACCTCATTATGTCGTTTTTTTGTCAAAAGAACCTCTCCAATCactctagagcacacaaaaaaaaacagttgtaAACTCGGAACTCGTTTTCCCTTTCTGTCCAGATTGTCACAAGACTCAAATCACGTGATGCGCTCCGGAACGCCTATGTGCGGAGAAAGGGGGCGCGTTCGAGTAGATCACATTTGTCAAGTCGGTGACCAAAGTCTGTTGCATTCTGGGTGTACATATTGTCTGACTTGTGCTTATGAAGTTTTGACTGCAAGTTTTTGCAGTTGTTCTTCATGCAACCATCGCCTGCATAGGTCAACCAATCATttggatgttgttgttttttacccaTGCAAACGTGTTCAAAgacatgactgaaacaggaaACAAGTTGTGTGTACAGGTGATATACCATAAAACTTCAATTAATAGCCCGGGTGTTTATTTGCTTAAAttactgaacacaacaggtgctTATTTGAACCAGGCACACTGCTTTTGCATATTTGCATAGTTAATTGTTTAATTCCAGCGTTCACTTCCAGCATTTTAATCAATCTTAATATCCTGCACTAATGTGTTATAATTGACACAATTTGTCACGTTTCTTTTGTCTTAAATTGcctatattaaaaaaaaatgtgcttgACAGAATAATTATCATCTTTGACTGTGTATTTTCGGCAGTTCCTACTTTCGCCACAAGAAATCCTTACTGATTTAGTTAATGTAATTAATTTAGttaatgtaacaaatcaaacattacaCCTCAAAACATTTATGGTAAACTAGTAAGCAATTAATTTAGACCTTTGCTCTAATGTGTTAAGTTGCCCTGCTGGCTATGAAAAGGGACAGGTGGCTATTTGAGTGTAATTTAAGTTTTACAGTATACAAATAAATGGGATATTTGAGGTTCTCTCTCACTATTGACTGTACAATATACACACATAATATTATATTATGATTTCAGTTGATGAGTGTGTGCTATGGGGGTTAGATACATGTTTATTTCAACATTATaaagaaaatattttttaaataatggcaacactgccatgttgatctgagccttgctgttggaaaaccacattaGTGTCCAACTTTCGGCTTTCGCAGATGCAATTCCCCAGACTTCACTTCTCGAATTTCGTCTACAGTCGGTTGCCATAtcccagtggtcaccaaccagtCGATCGCGAATtctcgatctccaaggcatttctagtcgatcgccaaacatttctgtaaaaaaaaaaaaacaataaagccTTGTGATCCTATTTTCTTTTATTAGTCTCgggctgttggtggtaggtgcagcCAATTCAGCTGCCCTGCGCGCCGGGTTGGCAAACTGTtgtcatttcatgtgtctgaaggtgcAAACTCTACCTTCCTGGTGGGCCTGGAGAggaaatcaagtgcactataccaccgctggccaatcagattgcTCAGATGACCGAGTCTGCACAGCATTTTAGGATGCGTTATAGAAAGCTAcggcaaagttgatactgtgagatttcaaaacgtttaaaacAAGGACTatagagagactgtcaacgaatacagcaaagagctgctgtttttatgagtgagtttaAGTTCTTACTaaacactgtcaacactttgtattcaacacttttataacccATAAAATGCGCGTTtttcctatttccactcagctctacaacaagcagtgcagcagtaatgaatgagtagggaagtgtatctataggcttgggttgttttttattattattagcggcttgggtcttttttaatatcaaggaatatttcacgttctctgttcataggagtaacaacatgaatttgtgcatgaggcagaaatat
This window harbors:
- the LOC139402133 gene encoding membrane protein BRI3-like; this translates as MDSKPLLQDRPPAYANVVPGAYEYGQQHNYGAIPAPTPAPPGFQQPPPYQYPAGPGFQEGPSAQMGPAIAQQPYPGTYTIIQPSVVVVGGCPACRVGVLEDDFTCLGIMCAIFFFPLGILFCLALRQRRCPNCGATFG